In Capsicum annuum cultivar UCD-10X-F1 chromosome 11, UCD10Xv1.1, whole genome shotgun sequence, one genomic interval encodes:
- the LOC124888952 gene encoding uncharacterized protein LOC124888952: MEDPTSFFPTTSPFNTTPLFTTASSAALSAVAPSVAASSATATSDAAIDAAVENIDISPAGSDFLEEVKVFDYSTEDSVESEGELVGDDKEEKYGRVIHEGRLGDDESYFASSDEDSFVLDEDDCCGDDEHEVVDFGRARTVKLSKKGQKNKKSFMTQPQRKLFGSWARFRCKDGFSWLLYASLDKTTNDFMIKTYIPKHTCNKTTRNYLCNAKFLAETFRERIVEQPNKRVFKLQELIRKKFKLYVSKTTVRRARSKVLKEIMGDHVVEFGKILDYKDELLRTNPGTSWVVKLGEANEAGKPKFQTFYICFDALKKAWVHCRKCIGLDGFFLKGISKGQLLVVVAKDGNNQMFPLAWAVVEKKNTNTWIWFVRCIRDDLRLGEGEGLPLVTDMQKGLFATIEEVLPQSEHRRCA; this comes from the exons ATGGAGGACCCTACTTCTTTTTTTCCAACCACATCTCCTTTCAATACCACACCTCTTTTCACTACTGCATCAAGTGCTGCACTAAGTGCTGTTGCACCAAGTGTTGCTGCATCAAGTGCTACTGCAACAAGTGATGCTGCAATAGATGCTGCAGTAGAGAATATAGATATTAGTCCTGCTGGATCTGATTTTTTAGAAGAAGTAAAGGTTTTTGATTATTCTACTGAGGATAGTGTTGAGTCAGAAGGAGAATTGGTTGGAGATGATAAAGAAGAGAAGTATG GTAGAGTAATTCATGAAGGAAGGCTTGGAGATGATGAGTCTTACTTTGCAAGTTCTGATGAGGATAGTTTTGTattagatgaagatgattgttGTGGTGATGATGAACATGAAGTGGTTGATTTTGGTAGAGCAAGAACTGTGAAGTTGtcaaaaaaaggacaaaaaaacaaaaaatcattcATGACCCAACCGCAAAGGAAGTTGTTTGGCAGTTGG GCTAGATTTAGGTGCAAGGATGGCTTTTCATGGCTTTTATATGCAAGTCTTGACAAGACAACAAATGATTTCATGATAAAAACTTACATTCCAAAGCATACTTGCAACAAAACAACCAGAAATTACTTGTGCAATGCAAAGTTCTTAGCTGAAACCTTCAGAGAAAGAATAGTTGAGCAACCCAACAAAAGAGTATTCAAGTTGCAAGAGTTGATTAGAAAAAAGTTCAAACTTTATGTTAGTAAGACCACTGTTAGAAGAGCAAGGTCTAAAGTCTTGAAAGAGATAATGGGTGATCATGTTGTAGAATTTGGAAAAATCCTTGACTACAAAGATGAACTGTTGAGGACAAACCCGGGGACCAGTTGGGTTGTCAAACTTGGTGAGGCTAACGAAGCAGGTAAACCAAAATTTCAAACTTTTTACATTTGCTTTGATGCTTTGAAGAAGGCATGGGTACATTGTAGGAAGTGCATAGGTTTGGATGGTTTTTTTCTTAAGGGTATTTCTAAAGGCCAATTGTTAGTTGTTGTGGCCAAGGATGGAAACAACCAGATGTTTCCACTTGCTTGGGCAGTAGTTGAAAAAAAGAACACAAACACCTggatatggtttgttaggtgcaTTAGGGATGACCTAAgacttggagaaggtgaaggtctcCCCCTGGTTACagatatgcagaag GGACTGTTTGCAACAATTGAGGAGGTGTTACCTCAATCTGAGCATAGAAGATGTGCCTAG